In one Streptomyces venezuelae genomic region, the following are encoded:
- a CDS encoding DUF3253 domain-containing protein produces the protein MTQSERKTERRLEETILELLDRRAPDATICPSDAARAAHDGDDDGWRELMEPARRAARNLVEAGEVEITQGGERVDPAEARGPIRIRRTR, from the coding sequence GTGACGCAGAGCGAGCGGAAGACCGAGCGGCGCCTGGAAGAGACCATCCTGGAGCTGCTCGACCGCCGTGCCCCGGACGCCACGATCTGCCCCTCGGACGCCGCGCGGGCGGCGCACGACGGGGATGACGACGGCTGGCGCGAGCTCATGGAGCCCGCCCGCCGCGCGGCCCGGAACCTGGTCGAGGCCGGCGAGGTGGAGATCACCCAGGGCGGCGAGCGTGTCGACCCGGCGGAAGCCCGCGGCCCGATCCGCATCCGCCGGACCCGTTAG
- a CDS encoding GNAT family N-acetyltransferase — translation MISGAVDLAQGILIRPVALDDAEALARAYRRNRDHLEPWDPDRPAAFYTPEGQAERVRVQLADGRAGRSAHWVLVCGAEIVGHAAVSNIVLGPARSGNLGYWIDAEHVGRGLASAAARHVCAAADAQLGLHRVEAGTLLHNTASQRVLTKCGFEEYGVAPSFLYINGAWRDHRLFQKILNDRPL, via the coding sequence ATGATCAGTGGAGCGGTCGACCTCGCGCAAGGGATCCTCATCCGACCCGTCGCCCTCGACGACGCGGAGGCGCTCGCCCGCGCCTACCGGCGCAACCGCGATCACCTGGAGCCCTGGGACCCGGACCGTCCCGCCGCCTTCTACACCCCGGAAGGGCAGGCCGAGCGGGTCCGGGTGCAGCTGGCGGACGGCCGGGCGGGCCGCTCCGCGCACTGGGTGCTCGTGTGCGGCGCCGAGATCGTCGGCCACGCGGCCGTTTCGAACATCGTGCTCGGCCCGGCCCGCAGCGGGAACCTCGGCTACTGGATCGACGCCGAACACGTGGGCCGCGGCCTCGCCTCCGCCGCCGCGCGGCACGTCTGCGCGGCGGCGGACGCCCAACTCGGCCTGCACCGCGTCGAAGCGGGCACCCTGCTGCACAACACCGCGTCGCAGCGCGTGCTCACGAAGTGCGGCTTCGAGGAGTACGGCGTCGCGCCGTCCTTCCTCTACATCAACGGCGCCTGGCGCGACCACCGGCTCTTCCAGAAGATCCTCAACGACCGGCCGTTGTAG
- a CDS encoding amidohydrolase family protein, with protein MLLVPDVVLLPEGPVKDRAVLVQGGTFRAVGPVRKLTQAHRNAKVVRLKGHLLMPGFVDSHHHLTQSFGKAQAFGQPSEIFKTVWEPLEHALDEETAHLSAKLAALEALRGGFTTAADAGTRAPVDVGVIAKAAEEAGLRCVLSKVVSNGKGGEEHLARFQSSRLIHPSLAIPVPEDATADVLKKTADLCADADAVFQVHVNEHLASVERSLKSVGRRPLSYLHHIGALNAHTLGSHATLLTPDEMRMLADTGAAVSYNPVASAWKGNAVAHALMWHTMGIRFGTGTDGTRGNGFRLVDAAESAQRLSYGLMTGDSSCGAGRVWLTHATSLSADAVGLGEVTGEIAVGKAADFLLVDLQVPELTPSYDLSWELVRMADRDQISAVFVDGRLRLWHGWPTDWDGRALVREAAETGPEVVRRARIQRVDPDPDRTARRAPGRTRS; from the coding sequence CTGCTGCTCGTACCCGACGTCGTCCTGCTCCCCGAAGGGCCCGTCAAGGACCGCGCGGTGCTCGTCCAGGGCGGCACCTTCCGGGCCGTCGGGCCGGTCCGCAAGCTCACCCAGGCACACCGGAACGCCAAGGTAGTGCGCCTCAAGGGTCACTTGCTCATGCCGGGCTTCGTGGACTCCCACCACCACCTGACGCAGAGCTTCGGCAAGGCCCAGGCGTTCGGGCAGCCGTCGGAGATCTTCAAGACCGTCTGGGAGCCCCTCGAACACGCCCTCGACGAGGAGACCGCACACCTCTCCGCGAAGCTCGCCGCACTGGAGGCGCTGCGCGGCGGGTTCACCACCGCCGCCGACGCGGGCACCCGCGCGCCCGTCGACGTGGGCGTCATCGCCAAGGCCGCCGAGGAGGCCGGGCTGCGCTGCGTGCTGTCGAAGGTCGTCTCCAACGGCAAGGGCGGCGAAGAGCACCTGGCGCGGTTCCAGAGCTCCCGGCTGATCCATCCCTCACTCGCGATACCCGTCCCCGAGGACGCCACCGCGGACGTGCTGAAGAAGACCGCCGACCTGTGCGCGGACGCCGACGCCGTCTTCCAGGTCCACGTCAACGAGCACCTGGCCTCCGTCGAACGCTCCCTCAAGAGCGTGGGCCGGCGCCCGTTGTCGTACCTGCACCACATCGGCGCCCTCAACGCGCACACCCTCGGCTCCCACGCCACCCTGCTCACACCCGACGAGATGCGCATGCTCGCCGACACCGGCGCCGCGGTCAGCTACAACCCGGTGGCCAGCGCCTGGAAGGGCAACGCCGTCGCGCACGCCCTGATGTGGCACACCATGGGCATCCGCTTCGGCACCGGTACCGACGGCACGCGCGGCAACGGCTTCCGCCTCGTCGACGCCGCCGAGAGCGCCCAACGGCTGTCCTACGGCCTGATGACCGGCGACTCCTCGTGCGGCGCGGGCCGCGTGTGGCTCACCCACGCCACCTCGCTGAGCGCCGACGCCGTCGGACTCGGCGAGGTGACGGGCGAGATCGCCGTCGGCAAGGCGGCCGACTTCCTGCTCGTCGACCTCCAAGTGCCCGAGCTCACGCCGTCGTACGACCTGTCGTGGGAGCTGGTCAGGATGGCCGACCGCGACCAGATCAGCGCGGTCTTCGTGGACGGCAGGCTGCGCCTGTGGCACGGCTGGCCCACCGACTGGGACGGGCGTGCGCTGGTCCGCGAGGCCGCCGAGACGGGGCCCGAGGTCGTGCGGCGCGCCCGGATCCAGCGGGTGGACCCGGACCCGGACCGCACCGCCCGCCGCGCGCCGGGGCGGACGCGCTCCTGA
- a CDS encoding FG-GAP and VCBS repeat-containing protein, with translation MAAALIGSLGVPVLAGTASATTASAKDAAVRENTVRGNTVREDFDGDGYQDVAVAAPGATVGGHTWAGYITIRYGSARGFDPARTTVIDQDTPGVPGTPGDNQGFGYAMVSRDLDGDGLTDLAVVSREYRPENNVGGSVTVLWGQRTGISGQDAVRLPAPANSQVGEDLTAGDLDGDGHADLFMGNSEDRDYHDVLYGPFRRDGAPAREQQVKVYSTDNFINSTAVGDFNGDGIEDLATFYVYENHAEGGKLWLGTKTGLSTVPQRLGSAAGTAVADFDQDGKADLATRIFPNGDTEGTEEDPGTVKIYYGSSSGPSQTRTQTITQDTAGVPGASEKGDQFGGRLGTGDANADGYPDLAVGVPGEAIGSKAKAGAVVLLKGGKDGLTGKGAQAFHQDTADVPGVAESGDVFGGSVRLLDVTRDGRADLIAGAPGEDLGAVKNGGAVWLLRGAAGGLTAAQSSAQNPTDIGAPAPKALFGLNLSGDNGTGTVIP, from the coding sequence GTGGCCGCGGCCCTGATCGGTTCGCTCGGCGTGCCGGTCCTCGCGGGCACCGCGTCCGCGACGACCGCGTCCGCGAAGGACGCCGCCGTGCGAGAGAACACCGTGCGAGGGAACACCGTACGAGAGGACTTCGACGGCGACGGCTACCAGGACGTCGCCGTGGCCGCGCCCGGCGCGACCGTCGGCGGCCACACCTGGGCGGGCTACATCACCATCAGGTACGGCTCCGCGCGCGGCTTCGACCCCGCGCGCACCACGGTCATCGACCAGGACACCCCCGGCGTCCCCGGCACCCCCGGCGACAACCAGGGCTTCGGCTACGCGATGGTCTCCCGCGACCTGGACGGCGACGGTCTGACCGATCTGGCCGTGGTGAGCCGCGAGTACCGGCCCGAGAACAACGTCGGCGGGTCCGTGACCGTCCTGTGGGGCCAAAGGACCGGCATCTCGGGCCAGGACGCCGTGCGCCTTCCCGCACCGGCGAACTCCCAGGTCGGCGAGGACCTCACCGCGGGCGACCTCGACGGCGACGGGCACGCCGACCTGTTCATGGGCAACAGCGAGGACCGCGACTACCACGACGTGCTCTACGGCCCCTTCCGGCGTGACGGCGCCCCCGCGCGCGAGCAGCAGGTGAAGGTGTACAGCACGGACAACTTCATCAACTCGACGGCCGTGGGCGACTTCAACGGCGACGGCATCGAGGACCTGGCGACGTTCTACGTCTACGAGAACCACGCCGAGGGCGGCAAGCTGTGGCTCGGCACCAAGACGGGCCTGTCCACCGTCCCGCAGCGCCTCGGCTCGGCGGCAGGCACCGCCGTCGCCGACTTCGACCAGGACGGCAAGGCCGACCTCGCCACCCGGATCTTCCCGAACGGCGACACCGAGGGCACCGAGGAGGACCCCGGCACCGTCAAGATCTACTACGGCTCGTCGTCCGGTCCCAGCCAGACCCGTACGCAGACGATCACGCAGGACACCGCCGGTGTGCCCGGGGCGAGCGAGAAGGGCGACCAGTTCGGCGGCCGCCTCGGCACGGGCGACGCGAACGCCGACGGATACCCCGACCTCGCCGTCGGCGTCCCCGGCGAGGCGATCGGCTCCAAGGCGAAGGCCGGGGCCGTGGTGCTGCTCAAGGGCGGCAAGGACGGGCTCACCGGCAAGGGTGCGCAGGCGTTCCACCAGGACACGGCCGACGTTCCCGGGGTCGCGGAGTCCGGCGACGTCTTCGGCGGGTCGGTGCGGCTGCTCGACGTGACCCGTGACGGCAGGGCGGATCTGATCGCGGGCGCGCCGGGCGAGGACCTGGGTGCCGTCAAGAACGGCGGCGCGGTGTGGCTGCTGCGCGGCGCCGCCGGGGGCCTGACGGCCGCGCAGTCGTCCGCGCAGAACCCGACGGACATCGGGGCGCCGGCGCCGAAGGCGCTGTTCGGCCTGAACCTGAGCGGGGACAACGGCACCGGAACGGTGATCCCCTAA
- a CDS encoding SDR family NAD(P)-dependent oxidoreductase, which translates to MQHHPASPVTVVTGGSRGIGAAVSARLAEDGHDVVIGYRSNATAAEEAADAVRAAGRRCLTVEVDTADEASVDRLFDAAAGLGPVTGLVNNAGVSGPVGLLADADTDGMRRALEVNVLGYLLCARRAVRDMKANGGGAIVNISSAAATLGAPGEYVHYAAAKGAVDTMTVGLSKEVAGDGIRVNAVAPGVIWTEFHADPERPAKLAAGIPLGRSGQPSEIAAAVAWLLSDEASYATGTVLRVAGGR; encoded by the coding sequence GTGCAGCACCACCCCGCCAGCCCCGTCACCGTCGTGACCGGCGGCAGCCGCGGTATCGGCGCCGCTGTCAGCGCCCGCCTCGCCGAGGACGGCCACGACGTCGTCATCGGCTACCGCTCCAACGCGACCGCCGCGGAGGAGGCCGCCGACGCGGTCCGCGCCGCCGGCCGCCGCTGCCTCACCGTCGAGGTCGACACCGCCGACGAGGCGTCCGTCGACCGACTCTTCGACGCCGCCGCCGGGCTCGGCCCGGTCACCGGCCTCGTCAACAACGCCGGGGTGAGCGGCCCCGTCGGGCTCCTCGCCGACGCCGACACCGACGGCATGCGCCGGGCGCTCGAAGTGAACGTGCTCGGCTATCTGCTCTGCGCCCGGCGTGCGGTGCGGGACATGAAGGCCAACGGCGGCGGCGCCATCGTCAACATCTCGTCCGCCGCCGCCACGCTCGGCGCCCCCGGCGAGTACGTGCACTACGCCGCCGCCAAGGGCGCCGTCGACACGATGACGGTCGGCCTGTCCAAGGAGGTCGCGGGGGACGGCATCCGCGTCAACGCGGTCGCCCCCGGCGTCATCTGGACCGAGTTCCACGCCGACCCCGAGCGCCCCGCGAAGCTCGCCGCGGGCATCCCGCTCGGGCGCTCCGGACAGCCCTCCGAGATCGCGGCGGCCGTCGCCTGGCTGCTCTCGGACGAGGCGTCCTACGCCACCGGCACCGTGCTGCGGGTCGCGGGCGGGCGCTGA